The following are encoded together in the Pedobacter steynii genome:
- a CDS encoding M16 family metallopeptidase has translation MKKNLHILAIGLVAQLAVYSPGYAQKKPVASKTTTAVKKTDGTLIPNDPNVKIGKLPNGLTYYIRKNTEPKKRAELYLATRIGSLMEEDDQQGLAHFTEHMAFNGSKDFPKNEMINYLQRAGVRFGADLNAYTGFNQTVYQLPIPTDSVAVFKSGFKILANWAGKVLMEGEEIDKERGVIIEEDRQRGKNAQERMSKQLLPLLLKGSRYENRLPIGKIDLLQTFKHDRIRSFYKDWYRPNLQAVIAVGDFDVNEVEQLIKQNFSDLTNPANPRPRLAYDLPDNKEPLVKIITDPEQPYNVAQVMYKQRGGVTKTTADFKKSLIFSMINSMLSARFQEILQKGNAPFLFAQTSFGPYQGGLVSNINAFQTTVVSSTGATMEKALIAGLAENERMSKYGFVQSELDVVKKNIAAGNEQRLKEKDKTPSASFVQKYLNNFLEGSSIASTEYAYELTNKTLAQITLAEVNAQAKTLITKENQIIIIQAPEKDKASLPTQAQLLAALKNAGNGVTAYVDNSVNKPLLEKKPVAGKIISEKKVDVVGATELTLSNGIKVLLKPTDFKNDQIIFSSFSKGGTSLASNEDHESADMVSLISQSGVGDFNPSQLNKLLAGNTGSASSYVGELYQGFSGSAAPKDLETAFQLVYAYATNPRKDVDIFNKNISDYKVVLANKNANPSSVFADTVQAVLASYHKRGMPTTLSDLDKISLDKAFAFYKERFADLGEQTFVFVGNFDLNQIKPFIETYIASLPTANKKQNYVDNGVYPPVGKISKTVYKGLEDKAAVELYLHGDYEYTPENNIQLDALKSALEIKILERLREKESGVYSPEVGLSINKEPKAHYYYTISFSCATANVEKLIAAALDEVNKIKGSGATADDINKFKSEEQRQMELSLRNNNYWLNYLTSRLKNGEDLGLFAKEKQMIEKVTVESTKATAEKYLNEDNYIRFVLLPQK, from the coding sequence ATGAAAAAGAACCTTCACATTCTGGCCATAGGTCTTGTTGCACAACTGGCTGTTTACAGTCCAGGCTACGCTCAGAAGAAACCTGTTGCCTCAAAAACCACAACCGCTGTTAAAAAAACAGATGGCACGCTCATTCCGAATGACCCTAATGTAAAAATCGGTAAACTGCCTAACGGGCTTACTTATTACATCAGAAAGAATACCGAACCAAAAAAAAGAGCTGAATTGTATCTGGCTACCCGCATCGGTTCCCTAATGGAAGAAGACGATCAGCAGGGACTGGCCCACTTTACAGAACATATGGCCTTTAACGGATCTAAAGATTTCCCTAAAAATGAAATGATCAATTACCTGCAAAGAGCAGGGGTGCGTTTTGGTGCAGACCTGAATGCCTATACCGGATTCAACCAAACCGTTTATCAGCTGCCTATCCCGACAGATAGTGTTGCGGTATTCAAATCCGGATTTAAAATTCTCGCCAACTGGGCAGGAAAGGTACTCATGGAGGGCGAAGAAATTGATAAAGAACGTGGTGTAATCATCGAAGAAGACCGCCAGCGCGGAAAGAATGCCCAGGAAAGGATGAGCAAGCAATTGTTACCATTATTGCTGAAAGGATCCCGCTATGAAAACCGTTTGCCGATTGGAAAAATAGACCTGCTGCAAACCTTTAAGCATGATAGAATCAGAAGTTTCTACAAAGATTGGTACCGCCCGAATCTGCAGGCAGTAATTGCAGTCGGCGACTTTGATGTGAATGAAGTGGAGCAATTGATCAAACAGAATTTCTCTGATTTGACAAACCCTGCCAACCCAAGACCCCGTTTAGCTTATGACCTTCCTGATAACAAGGAACCATTAGTTAAAATCATCACGGATCCGGAGCAACCTTATAATGTCGCACAAGTGATGTACAAGCAACGTGGAGGAGTAACTAAAACCACTGCTGATTTTAAGAAAAGTCTGATATTTTCGATGATCAACAGTATGCTTAGTGCCCGTTTCCAAGAGATCCTTCAAAAAGGAAATGCACCATTCCTTTTCGCTCAGACCAGTTTTGGCCCCTATCAGGGAGGCCTGGTTTCTAACATCAATGCTTTTCAAACCACTGTAGTTTCCAGCACCGGCGCTACCATGGAAAAGGCCCTGATTGCAGGACTTGCTGAAAATGAACGGATGAGCAAATACGGATTCGTACAATCAGAACTGGATGTGGTGAAGAAAAATATTGCTGCGGGAAATGAACAACGCCTGAAAGAAAAAGATAAAACCCCATCTGCCAGCTTCGTACAGAAATACCTGAACAACTTCCTGGAAGGAAGCAGCATTGCTTCTACGGAATATGCCTATGAACTGACCAATAAAACCCTGGCACAGATTACCCTTGCGGAAGTAAATGCACAGGCAAAAACACTGATCACCAAAGAGAACCAGATCATCATTATCCAGGCTCCTGAAAAAGACAAAGCAAGCCTTCCAACACAAGCACAATTACTGGCTGCTTTAAAAAATGCTGGTAACGGCGTAACGGCATATGTAGACAATTCTGTAAACAAGCCGCTCTTAGAGAAAAAACCTGTAGCAGGCAAAATCATCAGCGAGAAGAAAGTTGATGTTGTAGGCGCTACAGAATTGACGCTGAGCAATGGAATAAAAGTACTGTTAAAACCTACAGACTTCAAAAACGATCAGATTATCTTCAGCTCTTTCTCTAAAGGAGGAACTTCCTTAGCGAGTAACGAGGATCATGAATCTGCAGATATGGTAAGCCTGATCAGTCAGAGTGGTGTCGGAGACTTTAATCCTTCACAACTCAACAAACTACTGGCAGGAAACACAGGTAGTGCCAGCTCTTATGTAGGTGAGCTTTATCAGGGTTTTAGCGGTAGCGCTGCACCAAAGGATCTGGAAACAGCTTTTCAGCTGGTTTATGCTTATGCTACAAATCCAAGAAAAGATGTAGACATCTTTAATAAAAACATCAGTGATTACAAAGTCGTTCTGGCAAACAAAAACGCCAACCCTTCCAGTGTATTTGCAGATACGGTACAGGCAGTTCTGGCTTCTTATCATAAACGTGGAATGCCGACTACCCTATCAGATCTGGATAAGATCTCCCTGGACAAAGCCTTCGCTTTCTATAAAGAACGCTTTGCTGATCTTGGTGAACAGACTTTTGTCTTTGTAGGTAATTTTGACCTGAATCAGATCAAGCCATTCATTGAAACTTATATCGCCAGTCTACCTACCGCCAATAAAAAGCAAAACTATGTGGATAACGGAGTTTATCCCCCAGTAGGAAAGATCAGCAAAACCGTATATAAAGGACTTGAAGATAAAGCCGCAGTAGAATTGTACCTGCATGGCGATTATGAATATACTCCCGAAAACAACATCCAGCTGGATGCACTTAAATCAGCATTGGAGATCAAAATCCTGGAGCGTCTCCGTGAGAAAGAAAGTGGTGTTTATAGCCCGGAAGTGGGCCTAAGCATCAATAAGGAGCCAAAAGCACATTATTATTACACCATATCATTCAGCTGTGCAACAGCAAACGTAGAAAAACTGATTGCTGCAGCATTGGATGAAGTGAATAAAATCAAAGGTAGCGGGGCCACAGCAGACGACATCAATAAGTTTAAGTCAGAAGAGCAACGTCAGATGGAACTCAGCCTCAGAAATAACAATTACTGGTTGAATTATCTGACCAGCCGCCTGAAAAACGGAGAAGATCTGGGCTTGTTTGCTAAAGAAAAACAAATGATCGAAAAAGTAACTGTAGAAAGCACAAAAGCAACTGCAGAAAAATACCTGAACGAAGACAATTACATTCGTTTTGTATTGTTACCTCAGAAATAA
- a CDS encoding acyltransferase family protein, which yields MTSSPTLQDAPARLLSLDFFRGATVAAMILVNNPGDWGNIYAPLEHANWNGCTPTDLIFPFFLFIVGVSIAYAMGSKKADPATHGKTIIKAVKRALTLFALGLFLSLFPKVFTDPIAAFQHVRIPGVLQRIAVVFLISSILFLKNSEKNIFRIMVLLLGGYWAIMTFIPVPGVGYANLEKETNLGAWIDRGILTEAHLWKSSKTWDPEGLLSTIPAIATGLFGVLVGVYLKRKDLDAATKIAWLFSAGCLAVVLGLAWDLQFPINKQLWTSSFVLYTGGLATVILALSYWIIDIQQYNRFTKPFVVYGVNAITVFFLSGLIPRILQMLKLDQPDGSKISLQAWLYSGFTASFSPINASLAWAITFILFWLVILWVMFNKKIIIKV from the coding sequence ATGACCTCTTCTCCAACCCTGCAGGATGCCCCTGCCAGATTATTATCTCTTGATTTTTTCAGAGGTGCAACCGTTGCAGCCATGATTTTGGTGAACAATCCCGGAGACTGGGGAAATATATATGCACCCCTGGAGCATGCCAACTGGAATGGCTGTACCCCAACAGACCTGATCTTTCCTTTTTTCCTATTTATTGTCGGGGTATCCATTGCCTATGCTATGGGTAGTAAAAAAGCAGATCCTGCAACACATGGAAAAACAATCATAAAAGCGGTAAAAAGGGCCTTAACCTTATTTGCTTTAGGTCTTTTCCTCTCCTTATTTCCAAAAGTCTTTACCGACCCTATAGCCGCTTTTCAACATGTCCGTATCCCTGGTGTATTACAGCGGATCGCGGTCGTTTTCCTGATTTCTTCCATCCTCTTCCTGAAGAATTCTGAAAAAAATATTTTCAGGATAATGGTTCTTCTCCTGGGCGGATACTGGGCAATCATGACTTTTATCCCGGTTCCCGGTGTAGGTTATGCCAACCTGGAAAAAGAAACCAATTTAGGGGCATGGATAGACCGTGGAATACTGACTGAAGCCCACCTTTGGAAATCTTCCAAAACATGGGACCCGGAAGGATTACTGAGTACCATCCCGGCAATTGCCACCGGTCTTTTTGGCGTATTGGTCGGGGTATACCTGAAGCGTAAAGACCTGGATGCCGCAACAAAAATAGCCTGGTTATTTTCTGCTGGCTGCCTTGCTGTTGTCCTCGGACTTGCCTGGGATTTACAATTCCCCATTAATAAACAATTGTGGACAAGCTCATTTGTGCTCTATACCGGAGGATTGGCAACGGTAATTCTTGCCCTCTCCTACTGGATTATAGACATCCAGCAGTACAACCGTTTTACCAAACCTTTTGTGGTTTATGGCGTAAATGCAATCACGGTGTTCTTTCTTTCCGGCCTGATTCCACGCATCCTGCAAATGCTGAAACTGGATCAGCCTGACGGAAGCAAGATCAGCCTTCAGGCCTGGTTGTATTCCGGCTTTACAGCCAGCTTTTCCCCCATCAATGCCTCTCTGGCCTGGGCAATTACTTTTATCCTGTTCTGGCTGGTTATTCTTTGGGTGATGTTTAACAAAAAAATCATTATAAAAGTTTAA